Proteins from a single region of Electrophorus electricus isolate fEleEle1 chromosome 5, fEleEle1.pri, whole genome shotgun sequence:
- the LOC113568777 gene encoding NACHT, LRR and PYD domains-containing protein 12-like isoform X4: MEVSIQQDSRTPVDDVLHTHKTCMKNKYESLFEGTKSQENKTLLNRVYTQLYIIDGESEGVNEEHEVLQMEKTLRKQLVQDTPIYCSDIFKPVQGPEGEMTEGVSHTETKEDKGPEVPELKTVLTKGIAGIGKTVSVQKFILDWAEGKANQDVDFMFVLPFRELNLVKDDQYSLHRLLCDFHPEIKDLDPKIYDVCKFVFIFDGLDESRIQLNFSQCNKVSEISMTSSVGVLTSNLIKGELLPSALIWITSRPAAANQIPPHYINRVTEIQGFTDPQKEEYFRKRISDQDQAEKIISHIKTAKSLHIMCHIPVFCWISATVLQEILKQTDTEIPKTLTEMYIQFLHTQINMKNEKYEGKKESDQKKYLESNRSMILKLAELAFKHLMEGNVMFYEEDLRECGIDVTEASVYSGICTEIFREESVLYQRKVYCFVHLSFQEFFAALYVFHCYVEKNMEVLKIFLCGRNKSFPEVSLDVFLKSAVNKALKSPKGELDLFLRFLHGISLESNQKLLHGLLTPTQSSPESVKKIIQNLRLSQKQNVSPERFINLTHCLIEMKDTSLHENIQKFLKEESSRKLTLAQCSALAFQLQMSEEVLDELSLKKYKTTLNGFWRLLPAVSNCRRALLAHCNLTAETCKMISSVLQTANLPLRELDLSHNELQDSGVEHLSAGLNSSHCKVEILRLAHCNLTAETCKMISSVLQTANLPLRELDLSRNELQDSGVEHLSAGLKSSHCKVEILRLAHCSLTAETCKLISSVLQTANLPLRELDLSRNELQDSGVEHLSAGLKSSHCKVEILRLAHCNLTAETCKMISSVLQTANLPLRELDLSHNELQDSGVEHLSAGLNSSHCKVEILRLSGCLVTEEGCSSLASALRSNPSHLKELDLTYNHPGESGVNLLSARLEDPHCRLDTLKYVNTLCLV; the protein is encoded by the exons atggaagtGTCCATACAGCAGGACTCTCGCACACCAGTGGATgatgtcctacacacacacaaaacctgcaTGAAGAACAAGTATGAGAGTTTATTTGAGGGAACCAAATCACAAGAGAATAAAACCCTCCTGAACAGGGTTTACACACAACTTTACATcatagatggagagagtgaaggagtgaatgaagaacatgaggttttacagatggagaaaacactCAGGAAACAGCTGGTACAAGACACTCCAATCTACTGCTCAGACATCTTTAAACCTGTACAAGGTCCTGAAGGAGAAATGACTGAAGGTGTCAgccacacagaaacaaaagaagatAAAGGCCCAGAAGTGCCAGAGCTCAAAACTGTTCTGACTAAAGGCATTGCAGGCATTGGGAAAACTGTCTCAGTGCAGAAGTTTATTCTGGACTGGGCCGAGGGAAAAGCCAATCAGGATGtagatttcatgtttgtgcttccATTCCGTGAGTTGAACCTCGTTAAAGATGACCAGTACAGTCTGCATAGACTCCTGTGTGACTTCCACCCTGAGATAAAAGACCTGGACCCAAAGATATATGATGTGTGCAAATTtgtgttcatctttgatggCCTGGATGAAAGCAGAATTCAATTGAACTTTTCCCAGTGTAATAAAGTATCTGAAATaagcatgacatcatcagtgggTGTGTTGACGTCAAACCTCATCAAAGGAgagctgcttccctctgctctcatcTGGATAACCTcccgaccagcagcagccaatcaaatcCCTCCTCACTACATCAACCGTGTGACAGAAATTCAGGGATTCACGGACccacagaaggaggagtacttcaggaagagaatcagtgaccAAGACCAAGCTGAGAAAATCATCTCACacataaagacagcaaagagcctccacatcatgtgtcacataccagtcttctgttggatctcagccactgtgcttcaggaaatactaaaacaaactgATACAGAAATCCCTAAAACTCTGACTGAGATGTACATACAGTTCTTGCACACTCAGATCAACATGAAGAATGAGAAgtatgaggggaaaaaagaaagcgATCAAAAGAAATATCTGGAATCCAACAGGTCCATGATTCTGAAACTGGCTGAACTGGCTTTCAAACATCTGATGGAGGGAAACGTGATGTTCTATGAAGAAGAtctgagagagtgtggcattgatgtcactGAGGCCTCCGTGTACTCTGGGATCTGCACTGAGATCTTTAGGGAGGAATCTGTGCTTTACCAGAGGAAGGTCTACTGCTTTGTAcatctgagctttcaggagTTCTTTGCTGCTCTCTATGTGTTTCACTGCTATGTGGAAAAGAACATGGAGGTACTGAAAATCTTTCTGTGTGGAAGGAACAAATCTTTTCCTGAAGTTTCCTTGGATGTTTTTCTGaaaagtgcagtgaataaaGCCTTGAAGAGCCCAAAAGGAGAGCTGGATCTCTTCCTCCGATTCCTTCATGGCATTTCTCTGGAATCCAATCAGAAACTCCTACACGGCCTACTGACACCCACTCAGAGCAGCCCGGAGAGTGTcaagaaaataatacaaaaccTCAGATTgagtcagaaacaaaatgtgagCCCTGAGAGATTCATCAATCTCACTCACTGCTTGATTGAAATGAAGGACACCTCTCTACATGAAAACATCCAGAAATTCCTCAAGGAAGAGTCTTCCAGAAAGCTCACCCTGGCTCAGTGCTCAGCACTGGCCTTCCAGCTGCAGATGTCAGAGGAGGTGCTGGATGAACTGAGCTTgaagaaatacaaaacaactCTAAATGGGTTTTGGAGACTCCTCCCAGCTGTGAGCAACTGTAGACGGGCTCT ATTAGCTCACTGCAACCTCACTGCAGAGACCTGTAAAATGATCTCATCAGTTCTTCAAACAGCGAACCTCCCCCTGAGAGAATTGGACCTTAGTCATAATGAATTacaggattcaggagtggagcatcTCTCAGCTGGGCTGAAcagttcacactgtaaagtaGAGATACTCAG ATTAGCTCACTGCAACCTCACTGCAGAGACCTGTAAAATGATCTCATCAGTTCTTCAAACAGCGAACCTCCCCCTGAGAGAATTGGACCTTAGTCGTAATGAATTacaggattcaggagtggagcatcTCTCAGCTgggctgaagagttcacactgtaaagtaGAGATACTCAG ATTAGCTCACTGCAGCCTCACTGCAGAGACCTGTAAATTGATCTCATCAGTTCTTCAAACAGCGAACCTCCCCCTGAGAGAATTGGACCTTAGTCGTAATGAATTacaggattcaggagtggagcatcTCTCAGCTgggctgaagagttcacactgtaaagtaGAGATACTCAG ATTAGCTCACTGCAACCTCACTGCAGAGACCTGTAAAATGATCTCATCAGTTCTTCAAACAGCAAACCTCCCCCTGAGAGAATTGGACCTTAGTCATAATGAATtgcaggattcaggagtggagcatcTCTCAGCTGGGCTGAAcagttcacactgtaaagtaGAGATACTCAG actgtctggttgtttggtcacagaggaaggttgttcttctctggcttcagctctgaggtcaaacccctcacacctgaaagaactggatctgacgtacaaccacccaggagagtcaggagtgaatctgctctctgctagactggaggatccccactgcagactggacacactcaagtatgtaaacacactgtgtttggtgtga